DNA from Candidatus Methylomirabilota bacterium:
CCAACGGCCAGCCCGTGGTGGTCCGCGCCGCGATGAAGCCGCTCTCGACCCTGCGCAAGCCGCTCCAGTCGGTAGACATGGCGACCAAGGAGACGGTGGAAGCCGTGGTGGAGCGCAGCGACGTCTGCGCTGTCCCGGCCGCCGGCGTGGTCGGCGAGGCCATGATGGCGCTCGTCCTGGTCGAGGCTTTCCTCGAGAAATTCGCCGGCGACAGCATCGACGAGATCCGCCGCAACTACCAAGGCTACCTCGACTACCTCAAGAGCTGGTAGCGGGGGCGGCTGATGATCGACGTCCCCGTGAATCTGGGCGCCCGCTCGTACCGCATCCTCGTCGGAGCCGGCGCCTTGGCGCTGGCCGGAACCGAGCTCGCCCGCCTCAAGGCCGGCCGGAAGATCGCCCTCGTCACCGACCCGGCGATCCTGGCTCTCCACGGCGTCGTCGTCACCCGGAGCCTCGCCGCCGCAGGCTTCGACGTCACTACGGTGCTCCTGCCCGAGGGGGAGCGCGCCAAGACGCTGGAGGTCGCCGCCTCGACGTGGGAGCGCTTCCTCGACGCGGGGCTCGACCGGGGCTCGACCGTCGTGGCGTTGGGCGGCGGCGCCGTCGGAGACCTTGCGGGCTTCGCCGCGGCGACCTACATGCGAGGTGTCGGCGTGGTGCAGGCGCCCACCACGCTGCTGGCGCAGGTGGACGCCTCGATCGGCGGCAAGACGGCCATCGACCACCCGCGGGCCAAGAACCTGGTCGGCGCCTTCCACCAGCCGCGCCTCGTGCTCTCCGACACGGCCGCGCTCCTGACCCTGCCGGAGCGCGAGTACCGATCGGGGCTGGCGGAGGTGATCAAGCACGGCATCGTGCTCGACGCCGCGTACTTCGAGGACGTCGAGCGCGGCGTGGCGGCCCTGCTCGGGCGCGAGCCCGCCGCCCTCGAGCGGACCGTCGCGGGCTCGTGCCGTCTCAAGGCTTCGGTGGTCGAGCGCGACGAACAGGAGTCGGAGCTTCGCCACGTCCTCAACTACGGACACACGATCGGGCACGCGATCGA
Protein-coding regions in this window:
- the aroB gene encoding 3-dehydroquinate synthase produces the protein MIDVPVNLGARSYRILVGAGALALAGTELARLKAGRKIALVTDPAILALHGVVVTRSLAAAGFDVTTVLLPEGERAKTLEVAASTWERFLDAGLDRGSTVVALGGGAVGDLAGFAAATYMRGVGVVQAPTTLLAQVDASIGGKTAIDHPRAKNLVGAFHQPRLVLSDTAALLTLPEREYRSGLAEVIKHGIVLDAAYFEDVERGVAALLGREPAALERTVAGSCRLKASVVERDEQESELRHVLNYGHTIGHAIEAVTGYRRFAHGEAVSLGIAAEAGIAERLGLAKPGVRARQVRLLEAVGLPVRDVGEAPSLVVEALSRDKKAKDGRVPFVLAPEIGAFRLVFDVPTSTILDALAELG